The proteins below are encoded in one region of Drosophila santomea strain STO CAGO 1482 chromosome 2R, Prin_Dsan_1.1, whole genome shotgun sequence:
- the LOC120445904 gene encoding kelch-like protein 17: MFLPVKSNHAGEASGNNEDVTTTSNNSTQTPSDLSPPGPNEEVLPQAHHQNPGHCIASFAAINQMRSNAQLCDVRLEVGGDTINAHRVVLASVSPYFYAMFNDDMLERTQGLVRLHDVDSSALRQLIDYTYTGEITITEQNVQVLLPASGLLQMHSVRDACCKFLLRQLHPSNCLGIRSFADAHSCKELHTRSHKYALQNFQQVVGTEEFLLLPFEEVRELISNSQLNISSEERVFAAVINWVKHDLAARRLHIAELMSNVRLPLVSRDFLMSCVETETLMRDDSECKELLLEAMKYHLLPEQRSIMGSQRTQERRPEGMKPYVFAVGGGSLFAIHNECEVYNPRSNSWSPVAPMLWRRSRSGVTSLHKQLYVVGGYDGVSDLATAESYNPLTNKWSNITPMGTKRSCLGICSYDALIYVCGGYDGASCLSSMERYDPLTGIWSSCPAMSTRRRYCRLAVLENCIYSLGGFDSTNYQSSVERFDPRVGRWQPVPSMTARRSSCGVASTDGHLYCIGGNDGTMCMSSGERFNLRRNSWEPIAAMHSRRSTHEVVEVEGALFALGGNDGSSSLNSVERYDPRLNKWSVVNAMVARRSSVGAAVLECFHLERGLVQTTNL; encoded by the exons ATGTTTCTGCCCGTGAAATCCAATCA CGCTGGCGAGGCGAGTGGCAACAACGAGGATgtcaccaccaccagcaacaactCCACACAGACGCCCAGCGATCTGAGTCCACCGGGTCCCAATGAGGAGGTGCTGCCCCAGGCACATCACCAGAATCCTGGCCACTGCATCGCCTCCTTTGCAGCCATCAACCAGATGCGGAGCAATGCGCAG CTGTGCGATGTGCGCCTGGAAGTGGGCGGCGACACCATCAACGCCCATCGAGTGGTCCTGGCCTCCGTATCGCCCTATTTCTATGCGATGTTCAACG ATGACATGCTGGAGCGCACCCAGGGATTAGTCCGACTGCACGACGTGGACAGCTCGGCGCTGCGGCAGCTGATCGATTACACCTACACCGGCGAGATCACGATCACCGAGCAGAACGTGCAGGTGCTGCTGCCCGCCTCCGGATTGCTGCAGATGCACTCGGTGCGGGATGCCTGCTGCAAGTTCCTGCTGCGCCAGCTGCATCCCTCCAACTGCTTGGGCATACGCAGCTTCGCAGATGCCCACTCCTGCAAGGAGCTGCATACGCGATCGCATAAGTACGCCCTGCAGAACTTCCAGCAGGTGGTGGGCACCGAGGagttcctgctgctgccgttcGAGGAGGTTCGCGAGCTGATCTCCAACAGCCAGCTGAACATCAGCTCCGAGGAGCGAGTCTTTGCCGCCGTTATCAATTGGGTTAAACATGACCTGGCCGCTCGACGACTCCACATTGCCGAGCTGATGTCGAACGTAAGGCTGCCGCTGGTGAGCAGGGATTTCCTCATGAGCTGCGTGGAAACGGAGACGCTCATGCGCGATGACTCCGAGTGCAAGGAGCTGCTCCTGGAGGCCATGAAGTACCATCTGCTACCGGAGCAACGCAGCATCATGGGCAGTCAGCGGACCCAGGAGCGTCGTCCGGAGGGCATGAAACCCTACGTTTTCGCGGTGGGAGGTGGCAGTCTCTTCGCCATTCACAACGAGTGCGAGGTGTACAATCCGCGCTCCAACTCATGGAGTCCAGTGGCTCCAATGCTGTGGCGACGTTCCCGATCCGGCGTAACTTCTCTGCACAAGCAGCTGTACGTCGTTGGAGGCTACGACGGAGtcagtgatctggccacggCGGAGAGCTACAATCCACTGACCAACAAGTGGAGCAACATCACCCCAATGGGCACGAAACGCAGCTGCTTGGGCATCTGCTCCTACGATGCCTTGATTTACGTTTGTGGTGGTTACGATGGCGCCTCCTGCTTGAGCAGCATGGAGCGCTATGATCCGCTCACCGGCATCTGGAGCTCCTGTCCGGCGATGAGCACAAGGAGAAGGTACTGCCGACTGGCTGTGCTGGAGAATTGCATCTACAGTCTGGGCGGCTTCGATTCCACCAACTACCAGTCGAGCGTGGAGCGGTTTGATCCCAGAGTGGGTCGCTGGCAACCGGTGCCCAGCATGACGGCACGCAGGAGCAGCTGTGGCGTCGCCTCCACCGACGGGCATCTCTACTGCATTGGTGGTAATGATGGCACGATGTGCATGTCCAGCGGCGAGCGATTCAACCTGCGCAGGAACAGCTGGGAACCCATCGCAGCCATGCACTCGCGAAG ATCCACCCATGAAGTGGTCGAGGTGGAGGGCGCCCTATTCGCCTTGGGCGGCAACGATGGCAGCTCCTCGCTGAACTCGGTGGAGCGATACGATCCGCGGCTGAACAAGTGGAGCGTGGTCAACGCAATGGTGGCTAGACGCAGCTCCGTCGGCGCCGCCGTCCTGGAGTGCTTCCATCTGGAGCGCGGACTGGTGCAGACGACGAACTTATGA